A DNA window from Nitrospirota bacterium contains the following coding sequences:
- the uvrB gene encoding excinuclease ABC subunit UvrB: MPKFKITSEYVPTGDQPQAIELLADGIVKGLEHQVLLGVTGSGKTFTIANVIEKVQRPALVIAHNKTLAAQLYNEFKELFPGNAVEYFVSYYDYYQPEAYLPTTDTYIEKDSSINEQIDRMRHSATTSLFERNDVIVVSSVSCIYGLGSPEAYHGMLLFLEQGQRIDRNEILRKLVDIQYSRNDFDFQRGTFRVRGDVVEIFPASYEDAAIRVELFGDEIDSISVFDPLLGTSRQKLEKVAIYPGSHYVIPESRMKAAIDGIHEELRDRIQQFRRMNKLVEAQRIEQRTMFDLEMIQEMGFCHGIENYSRHLSGRSPGEPPPTLLDYFPKDFLLVVDESHATVPQIGGMFNGDRARKMNLVEYGFRLPSALDNRPLNFEEFEQRVHQTVYVSATPADFEVAKSGKRIIEQVIRPTGLTDPRIEIRPATGQVDDLLNEIRKRAESKERVLVTTLTKRMAEDLTEYYKELNVKVAYLHSDIDTLERVDIIRDLRMGKYDVLIGINLLREGLDIPEVSLVAILDADKEGFLRSARSLIQTMGRAARHVNGEVILYAEKITDSMRNAINETNRRRTVQEAYNRMHNITPQSIKKNIQATLRTVYEQDYFTVPIAAEEAGEYLQTVNIPKFIASLQQQMRAAAKELDFETAAELRDKIRSLQQKELAVGVKVE, from the coding sequence ATGCCGAAATTCAAGATCACATCGGAGTATGTGCCGACCGGCGACCAGCCCCAGGCGATCGAACTGCTCGCCGACGGCATTGTCAAGGGGCTCGAACACCAGGTCCTGCTCGGGGTAACGGGATCGGGCAAGACCTTCACCATCGCGAACGTGATCGAGAAGGTTCAGAGGCCCGCGCTCGTGATCGCGCACAACAAGACACTGGCCGCCCAGCTCTACAACGAGTTCAAGGAGCTTTTCCCCGGGAACGCGGTGGAGTACTTTGTCTCCTATTACGACTACTACCAGCCCGAGGCCTATCTTCCGACCACGGACACCTACATCGAGAAGGACTCGTCCATCAACGAGCAGATCGACCGTATGCGCCACTCGGCTACCACCTCTCTCTTCGAGCGGAATGACGTGATCGTTGTTTCCTCTGTCTCGTGCATCTACGGTCTTGGTTCACCCGAGGCGTACCACGGCATGCTGCTGTTCCTGGAGCAGGGGCAGCGCATCGACCGGAACGAGATCCTGCGGAAGCTCGTGGATATCCAGTATTCCCGGAACGATTTCGATTTCCAGCGCGGTACGTTCCGGGTGCGCGGGGACGTGGTAGAGATCTTTCCGGCCTCGTACGAGGACGCGGCGATCCGCGTTGAGCTTTTCGGCGATGAGATCGATTCGATCTCGGTGTTCGATCCGCTCCTCGGCACGTCCCGCCAGAAGCTCGAGAAGGTCGCCATCTACCCCGGCAGCCATTACGTGATCCCCGAGTCGCGCATGAAGGCGGCCATCGACGGCATCCACGAGGAACTCAGGGATCGCATCCAGCAGTTCCGCAGGATGAACAAACTTGTCGAGGCGCAGCGCATCGAACAGCGCACGATGTTCGATCTTGAGATGATCCAGGAGATGGGCTTCTGCCACGGCATCGAGAACTATTCCCGCCACCTTTCGGGCCGGTCCCCCGGCGAGCCGCCGCCGACCTTGCTCGATTACTTTCCGAAGGATTTTCTTCTGGTCGTGGACGAGTCCCATGCCACCGTCCCGCAGATCGGCGGCATGTTCAACGGCGACCGCGCCAGGAAAATGAATCTTGTTGAATACGGCTTCCGCCTGCCGTCGGCGCTGGACAACCGGCCGCTCAATTTCGAGGAGTTCGAGCAGCGGGTCCACCAGACCGTGTATGTGTCGGCCACGCCGGCGGACTTCGAGGTCGCGAAGTCCGGCAAACGTATCATCGAGCAGGTGATCCGGCCCACGGGCCTCACGGACCCGCGGATCGAGATCAGGCCGGCCACGGGACAGGTGGACGATCTCCTGAACGAGATCAGAAAAAGGGCCGAGTCGAAAGAGCGCGTGCTCGTCACCACGCTCACGAAGCGCATGGCGGAGGACCTGACGGAATACTACAAGGAATTGAACGTGAAGGTGGCGTACCTCCACTCCGATATTGACACCCTCGAACGGGTGGACATCATCCGCGACCTGCGCATGGGGAAATACGATGTTCTGATCGGCATCAACCTCCTGCGCGAGGGGCTGGACATCCCCGAGGTCTCGCTCGTCGCCATCCTTGATGCCGACAAGGAAGGGTTCCTGCGTTCAGCCCGCTCGCTCATCCAGACCATGGGACGCGCGGCGCGGCACGTGAACGGCGAGGTGATCCTCTATGCGGAGAAGATCACCGATTCCATGAGAAACGCCATCAACGAGACCAACCGGCGCCGCACGGTGCAGGAAGCCTACAACAGGATGCACAACATCACGCCGCAGTCGATCAAGAAGAACATCCAGGCAACGCTGCGCACGGTGTATGAGCAGGATTACTTCACCGTGCCGATCGCCGCTGAAGAGGCGGGCGAGTATCTGCAGACCGTGAACATCCCCAAATTCATCGCGTCGCTTCAGCAACAGATGCGCGCCGCGGCGAAAGAGCTGGACTTTGAGACAGCGGCAGAACTGCGCGACAAGATCAGGTCGCTCCAGCAGAAGGAGCTGGCGGTGGGGGTGAAGGTGGAGTGA